A genomic region of Zea mays cultivar B73 chromosome 6, Zm-B73-REFERENCE-NAM-5.0, whole genome shotgun sequence contains the following coding sequences:
- the LOC103629815 gene encoding ATP-dependent RNA helicase drs1: MDLELEAAGSGGNGTRAVSLSVDSPTAELGRGDLGGSGGPSQDRTVSRRHVSLRLLGVGDGIAFEVVGRNPVVVRSPDGGGGGGSGTSRVFRRGEKGELRAGDALSLSLKAPAFWAVRAREGNGDGDADVDVEPAVLDAVARRERRTRERKERERERRVAEETMEVTEEEEGAAVDSDVEGFDIDLAAIDPVREFGFLSMGHEFDSYPKGRIRAPKDWNWFLEEAKRTSDDEASGKRRSRSKVLGWNKKKKDGEGEDEDWTGESEDEKESTGRVTSVKRPKYATRSKSSEKYSRENSKTGSGRSIDEDDGTEDEQDETLGGFLVNDEDDEPAEELSDEEEEFDDEEDDD, translated from the exons ATGGACCTGGAGCTCGAAGCCGCGGGCAGCGGCGGAAACGGAACAAGAGCGGTGTCCCTCTCCGTTGACTCCCCGACGGCCGAACTAGGCCGCGGGGACCTGGGCGGCAGCGGCGGACCCTCTCAGGACCGCACCGTCTCGCGCCGCCACGTGTCCCTCCGCCTTCTCGGTGTCGGCGACGGGATCGCATTCGAGGTCGTGGGCAGGAACCCCGTCGTCGTCCGCTCCCCTgacggcggaggcggaggcggaagtGGAACCAGCAGGGTGTTCCGCCGCGGGGAGAAGGGCGAGCTCCGCGCCGGGGACGCGCTGTCGCTGTCGCTCAAGGCTCCTGCGTTCTGGGCGGTGCGGGCGAGGGAGGGGAACGGCGACGGGGACGCGGATGTGGACGTGGAACCCGCCGTGCTTGATGCGGTGGCGAGGCGGGAGAGGCGTACGCGGGAgcggaaggagagggagagggagaggcgtGTTGCGGAGGAGACCATGGAGGTCACCGAAGAGGAAGAAGGGGCAGCCGTGGACTCTGATGTGGAGGGTTTCGACATTGATTTAGCAGCCATAGATCCAGTTCGAG AATTTGGGTTCTTGTCGATGGGCCATGAATTCGACAGTTACCCGAAGGGAAGGATTCGTGCTCCAAAGGATTGGAATTGGTTCCTAGAGGAAGCAAAGAGGACCTCTGACGATGAAGCTAGCGGCAAGAGGAGATCTAGATCGAAAGTTCTGGGATGGAACAAGAAGAAGAAAGATGGAGAAGGCGAAGATGAAGACTGGACTGGTGAGAGTGAGGATGAAAAAGAGTCCACGGGAAGAGTTACCAGTGTGAAGAGACCAAAGTATGCGACAAGATCTAAAAGCTCAGAAAAATATAGTAGGGAAAACTCGAAGACTGGAAGTGGCAGAAGTATCGACGAAGATGACGGCACTGAGGATGAGCAAGATGAGACTCTGGGAGGTTTTTTAGTTAACGACGAGGATGACGAGCCTGCAGAAGAGCTGAGCGATGAAGAGGAGGAATTTGACGATGAGGAAGATGATGATTGA